A region of Marnyiella aurantia DNA encodes the following proteins:
- the speB gene encoding agmatinase, producing MRTYAAIPEENATLENSKVMLVTVPYDGTSTWGKGADKGPELFLDASENMELYDIETGTEPYLEGVFLAGDISENSSPEAMTEAVYQKTKELLQNDGKLFTLFGGEHSVSIGSIRAVGEKYENLTVLQLDAHTDLRPEFHGSTSNHACAVFEASQKLNLVQVGIRSCDAEEIQYVPEGQCFWAHEIATNPNWIDDVLAKVSGNVYITIDLDAFDPSIAPSTGTPEPGGLQWYPTLELLKKVFEKCNVVAFDIVELMDSPMPKPTAFLAAKLYYKMLAYYHLNK from the coding sequence ATGAGAACATATGCTGCAATACCCGAAGAGAATGCTACTTTGGAAAATTCGAAAGTAATGCTTGTGACCGTGCCTTACGACGGAACATCAACCTGGGGCAAAGGTGCCGACAAAGGTCCTGAACTTTTCCTGGATGCTTCCGAGAATATGGAACTCTATGATATTGAAACCGGAACGGAGCCTTACCTGGAAGGGGTATTTCTGGCGGGTGATATTTCTGAAAACTCTTCGCCGGAGGCTATGACTGAGGCGGTCTATCAGAAAACCAAAGAACTTCTTCAGAATGACGGTAAGCTGTTCACTCTTTTTGGCGGTGAGCATTCGGTTTCAATTGGCTCTATCCGTGCGGTAGGCGAGAAGTATGAAAATCTTACTGTTCTGCAGCTGGATGCGCATACGGATTTGAGACCTGAGTTTCACGGATCCACCTCTAATCATGCCTGCGCGGTTTTTGAAGCTTCGCAGAAGCTGAATCTGGTTCAGGTGGGCATCCGCTCCTGCGATGCCGAAGAAATTCAGTATGTTCCGGAAGGACAGTGTTTCTGGGCACATGAAATCGCGACCAATCCAAACTGGATAGACGATGTTCTTGCTAAAGTTTCAGGAAATGTATATATCACCATAGACCTGGACGCTTTCGATCCTTCTATTGCACCTTCTACAGGTACCCCGGAGCCGGGTGGACTGCAGTGGTATCCAACTTTAGAACTGCTTAAGAAAGTATTTGAGAAATGCAATGTAGTAGCATTTGATATCGTGGAGCTTATGGATTCACCTATGCCCAAACCTACAGCTTTCCTCGCGGCCAAGCTCTACTACAAGATGCTGGCTTATTATCATTTGAATAAATAA
- a CDS encoding thiamine diphosphokinase, whose amino-acid sequence MKQALLFINGVPPNQLPETDGYQMVACSDGAFRYLKEKGYPLDQLDFISGDFDSHNGSDEDIYSQRFIYTPDQDKTDFQKSLEILLERGIQKVDVYGGSGGEMDHFLGNLHVAYLFKSKLKITFYDEFACYFFAEEHTVLNDVKNRMVSLYPYPEAAQITTKGLKWPLSGETLNMTDRIGTRNLALEDSVVINFERGALVLFVGLATGDANGSAEG is encoded by the coding sequence ATGAAGCAAGCTCTTCTGTTTATCAATGGTGTCCCACCCAACCAATTGCCGGAAACTGACGGATACCAAATGGTGGCCTGTTCGGACGGTGCCTTTCGATACCTGAAGGAAAAGGGTTATCCGTTGGACCAACTGGATTTTATTTCCGGTGATTTCGACAGCCATAACGGTTCGGACGAGGATATTTACAGTCAGAGATTCATCTATACACCGGATCAGGACAAAACCGATTTTCAGAAATCGCTGGAGATTCTGCTGGAACGCGGAATTCAAAAAGTTGATGTATACGGCGGAAGCGGAGGCGAAATGGATCATTTTCTCGGGAATCTGCACGTTGCCTATTTGTTCAAAAGCAAATTGAAAATCACTTTCTATGATGAATTTGCCTGTTACTTTTTCGCAGAAGAGCACACAGTACTGAACGATGTAAAAAACAGGATGGTGTCGCTTTATCCTTATCCCGAGGCGGCCCAAATCACTACAAAAGGCTTAAAGTGGCCTCTCTCTGGCGAAACTCTAAATATGACAGACCGGATCGGAACACGAAATCTGGCACTTGAAGATTCCGTTGTGATTAATTTTGAGAGGGGTGCGCTCGTACTATTCGTGGGACTGGCAACCGGCGATGCGAACGGCAGTGCTGAGGGATAA
- a CDS encoding BON domain-containing protein gives MKKMFAMATLALAISFGSVACKEKVSDAELTTQATTVVTSNPGATVEVKDGTAHLSGTFPDEASRDAMISQLKAIPGIKDVMDMTRIEAPVVETVSAVDPAVQQKVQDAVKDFPSVKVEVVNGELTLTGDVSPAQARKIKESVDALQAGKVNYNYNVK, from the coding sequence ATGAAAAAAATGTTTGCAATGGCTACCCTGGCACTGGCGATTTCCTTTGGTTCGGTTGCCTGTAAAGAGAAAGTGTCTGATGCTGAACTCACTACTCAGGCTACTACTGTGGTTACGAGCAATCCCGGAGCTACTGTTGAGGTAAAAGACGGAACCGCACACCTGAGCGGCACTTTTCCTGATGAAGCTTCACGCGATGCTATGATCAGCCAGCTGAAAGCAATTCCTGGAATAAAGGATGTAATGGATATGACCCGCATTGAAGCGCCGGTAGTTGAAACTGTTTCTGCAGTAGACCCAGCGGTTCAGCAAAAAGTTCAGGATGCGGTAAAGGATTTCCCGTCAGTAAAGGTTGAGGTGGTGAATGGCGAACTTACACTTACAGGTGACGTTTCTCCGGCTCAGGCCAGAAAAATAAAGGAATCTGTAGATGCGCTGCAGGCCGGAAAAGTAAATTACAACTATAACGTTAAATAA
- a CDS encoding ABC transporter ATP-binding protein, giving the protein MIYGTLFLTFLGALAAQVNPLVLKYTVDEVTELVNLPDPMSEGIHVLVVITAILLGKELANIFIQFGQKFYGEKIRISVSSVLAQTAIDKILRYRIAYFNDENHETGKLQTRIDRGIESLTKLVQNFFIDILPLFSNAIIALIIMYMQNVYVGLVSTVVVPIYFYVSSLQARRLSGVRRTLRNQREQKTSGLLNLIGSIMVIKSFVREKFEGKKQYDLQMQLMDSQLYTRRTSFIYDGLKTFIEQFGVVLIILLTVYLVLDQQMTIGAIMLHIMLFNNVSSPIRQLHRIYDDMNDAFIYAEGYFDILNADEETEPNGTVVDSNIKGTFELKNVDFSYPNGTKALNNVSMRIENGKTTALVGLSGAGKSTVINLLCKFYLPDEGNITLDGIDLNQYENSFLRGDIGLVLQRNHIFQGSIEDNIRYGNMDANFEEIETAARKAYLHDQIMDLPQGYQHDATQLSGGQQQRIAIARLFLKDPPIIFLDEPTASLDAIATEQIKNSLDAIKEGRTVIIISHSLSQILDSDMIYVMKKGHVVENGTHDQLVDMNGTYREIFDASARSLNLDKLVSSYRDNQ; this is encoded by the coding sequence ATGATTTACGGTACACTCTTCCTTACCTTCCTTGGTGCTCTTGCGGCGCAGGTAAACCCTCTGGTACTGAAATACACGGTGGACGAGGTAACTGAACTGGTGAATCTGCCCGACCCGATGAGTGAGGGTATCCATGTGTTGGTGGTTATAACGGCCATACTGCTGGGTAAGGAACTTGCAAATATCTTCATCCAGTTTGGCCAGAAATTCTATGGTGAAAAAATCAGAATCAGTGTAAGTTCTGTTCTTGCCCAAACAGCGATTGACAAGATCCTGCGTTACCGCATTGCCTATTTTAACGATGAAAATCACGAGACAGGAAAACTGCAGACCCGCATAGACCGCGGAATTGAAAGTCTGACCAAGCTGGTGCAGAATTTTTTCATCGACATACTGCCATTGTTTTCCAACGCGATTATTGCCCTCATCATCATGTATATGCAGAATGTATATGTGGGTTTGGTCTCAACGGTGGTGGTTCCCATTTATTTTTATGTGAGTTCACTTCAGGCCAGAAGGCTTTCGGGGGTGCGCCGTACGCTCCGAAATCAGCGCGAACAGAAAACATCAGGCTTGCTTAATCTGATAGGGTCCATTATGGTGATCAAAAGTTTTGTGCGCGAAAAATTTGAAGGTAAGAAACAGTACGACCTTCAGATGCAGCTTATGGACAGCCAGCTCTACACGCGCCGCACCAGCTTCATTTATGACGGCCTGAAGACTTTTATTGAGCAGTTTGGTGTCGTGCTCATCATCCTGCTTACTGTTTATCTGGTGCTGGACCAGCAAATGACCATTGGTGCTATCATGCTTCATATTATGCTTTTCAATAATGTTTCGTCACCCATACGTCAGCTGCACCGGATTTATGATGATATGAATGATGCCTTCATCTATGCCGAAGGTTATTTTGATATTTTAAATGCTGATGAAGAGACCGAACCCAACGGAACTGTAGTCGACAGTAATATAAAAGGTACTTTTGAACTTAAAAACGTAGATTTCAGCTATCCCAACGGCACAAAGGCACTGAATAATGTCTCCATGCGTATTGAAAACGGCAAAACTACCGCCCTGGTGGGGTTAAGCGGTGCCGGGAAATCCACAGTAATTAATCTGCTTTGTAAGTTTTACCTTCCCGACGAAGGTAATATTACGCTCGATGGCATCGACCTTAATCAGTATGAAAATTCATTTCTTCGCGGCGATATTGGTCTGGTGCTGCAGCGAAACCACATTTTCCAGGGAAGTATTGAAGATAACATCCGCTATGGAAATATGGATGCCAATTTTGAAGAGATTGAAACGGCTGCCAGAAAAGCTTATCTGCATGACCAGATTATGGATTTGCCGCAAGGCTATCAGCATGATGCTACTCAACTTTCCGGTGGGCAGCAGCAGCGCATCGCGATTGCCCGACTTTTCCTGAAGGATCCCCCCATTATTTTTCTGGACGAACCTACTGCAAGTCTGGACGCCATTGCCACAGAACAGATCAAAAACTCACTGGATGCCATAAAAGAGGGCAGGACCGTAATCATTATTTCCCACTCACTCTCGCAGATTCTGGACAGTGATATGATTTATGTGATGAAAAAGGGCCATGTGGTTGAAAACGGCACCCATGACCAGCTCGTAGATATGAACGGAACCTACCGCGAGATTTTTGACGCGTCGGCCCGCAGCCTGAATCTTGATAAACTGGTAAGTTCCTACCGCGATAACCAATAA
- a CDS encoding alpha-ketoglutarate-dependent dioxygenase AlkB family protein has protein sequence MLNLFFDQNLDPEKNLLPLDGTVNYYGRVLEPELADEFYNSLLHNIDWKNDEAVIFGKKIITKRKVAWYGDKDFEYTYSKSTKTALAWTDDLLELRSIVEQKSGETYNSCLLNLYHSGEEGMAYHSDGEKDLKKNGAIASLSFGAERKFSFKHKYTGQKVELILEHGSLLVMKDQTQSFWLHRLPPTKKIATPRINLTFRTIEK, from the coding sequence ATGTTAAATCTGTTTTTTGACCAAAATCTTGATCCTGAAAAAAATCTGCTGCCGCTGGACGGTACGGTGAATTACTATGGCAGGGTGCTGGAACCTGAGCTGGCAGATGAATTTTACAACAGTCTGCTACACAACATCGACTGGAAAAACGATGAAGCCGTGATTTTCGGCAAAAAGATCATCACCAAAAGAAAGGTGGCCTGGTATGGTGATAAGGATTTTGAATATACTTACTCCAAATCTACAAAAACTGCATTGGCGTGGACCGATGATCTTCTGGAACTGAGGAGTATAGTTGAACAGAAATCGGGTGAAACCTATAACTCTTGTCTGCTCAACCTTTACCACAGTGGCGAAGAGGGTATGGCCTATCACAGCGACGGCGAAAAGGACCTTAAGAAAAATGGCGCAATTGCCTCACTGAGTTTTGGTGCTGAAAGGAAATTTTCATTCAAACATAAATACACCGGCCAGAAAGTGGAGTTGATACTGGAACACGGCAGTTTGCTGGTAATGAAAGACCAGACGCAAAGCTTTTGGCTTCACCGTTTACCACCTACCAAGAAAATAGCGACCCCTCGGATCAACCTGACTTTCCGAACTATCGAAAAGTAA
- a CDS encoding cob(I)yrinic acid a,c-diamide adenosyltransferase, with product MKIYTKTGDKGETSLYGGTRVSKASARVESYGTIDELNSFIGFAKAEINDERILNQLKKIQFDLFTVGSESATPTDKLMLANGKSRLSLMISETEIEELEQWMDEFEATLEPLQYFILPGGGKGATSLHICRTVCRRAERSLVFLNGHEEVRPELIKYLNRLSDYLFVLARYVSKIHGEQEEYWNPNDRGQ from the coding sequence ATGAAAATTTATACCAAGACCGGCGACAAAGGTGAAACCTCGCTTTACGGCGGCACCCGCGTTTCCAAAGCTTCAGCCCGGGTTGAATCCTATGGCACCATTGACGAACTGAACTCATTTATCGGTTTTGCCAAAGCTGAAATAAATGACGAACGCATCCTGAACCAGCTTAAGAAAATACAGTTTGACCTTTTTACAGTAGGTTCAGAATCTGCTACGCCAACGGATAAACTGATGCTTGCTAACGGTAAGTCGCGCCTGTCACTGATGATTTCAGAAACGGAAATAGAGGAGCTGGAGCAGTGGATGGATGAATTTGAAGCTACTCTGGAACCATTACAATACTTTATTCTTCCGGGTGGTGGTAAAGGCGCCACATCGCTGCATATATGCCGCACAGTTTGCCGACGTGCCGAGCGCAGTCTGGTGTTTCTGAATGGGCACGAAGAAGTTCGGCCAGAACTGATTAAATATCTGAACCGTCTTTCAGATTATCTGTTTGTTTTGGCAAGATATGTCTCCAAAATTCATGGCGAACAGGAAGAATACTGGAACCCCAACGACCGCGGACAATAA
- a CDS encoding HAD family hydrolase: MPLKAVLFDMDGVIVDTEPLHRKAYFRMFEDFGIDVSEELFTTFTGASTKRVCNTLIDTFGLEADHEDLARIKRHHFKNYFDTDPDFDLIPGVKSLIENYYDNGIKMVLASSAHMNTINWVFEKFELEPYFVGKISGADLQESKPHPEIFELAVQMAGEHREHCMVIEDSTNGIEAAHAAGIFCTAYQSAHSKNQDYTKANLSVFDFADIEFEKVKKYF, encoded by the coding sequence ATGCCTTTAAAAGCTGTTTTATTCGACATGGACGGAGTGATTGTGGACACTGAACCCCTGCACAGGAAAGCTTATTTCCGGATGTTTGAGGATTTCGGGATTGATGTCTCGGAGGAACTCTTCACCACCTTTACGGGAGCCTCTACAAAAAGGGTTTGCAATACGCTCATAGATACGTTTGGTCTTGAGGCCGACCATGAGGATCTGGCACGGATAAAAAGGCATCATTTCAAAAATTATTTTGATACAGATCCGGACTTCGACCTAATTCCGGGAGTGAAAAGCCTGATTGAGAACTATTATGACAACGGGATTAAGATGGTACTGGCTTCATCGGCACATATGAATACGATTAACTGGGTGTTTGAGAAATTTGAGCTGGAGCCCTACTTTGTCGGGAAAATTTCAGGTGCCGACCTGCAGGAATCCAAACCCCACCCGGAAATCTTTGAGCTCGCTGTTCAAATGGCCGGTGAACACAGAGAACATTGTATGGTGATTGAAGACTCAACAAACGGTATTGAAGCCGCACATGCAGCGGGTATTTTCTGTACGGCTTATCAAAGCGCACATTCCAAGAATCAGGATTACACCAAGGCCAACCTGTCAGTATTTGATTTTGCAGATATTGAATTTGAAAAGGTGAAGAAGTATTTCTAA
- a CDS encoding SH3 domain-containing protein — protein MSALQDKYAGVISAAQSAGISGLQVREQDGILYVSGSAGSTAAKDAVWNALGAIDTTYSASDINVDVQVAGLSTGANLTVNTEESSLNIRQEPSTEAAIIGKASKGDSVTLVEQSSDDWWKIRTSSGEEGYAYARYLRA, from the coding sequence ATGAGTGCATTACAGGATAAATATGCCGGCGTGATTTCAGCAGCACAGTCTGCGGGTATTTCCGGATTACAGGTACGTGAGCAGGACGGGATATTATATGTTTCGGGCTCTGCAGGCAGCACGGCGGCGAAGGATGCCGTATGGAACGCTTTGGGTGCCATAGATACTACCTACTCCGCATCAGACATTAATGTTGATGTGCAGGTGGCCGGACTTAGCACAGGAGCAAACCTTACGGTAAATACGGAAGAATCCAGTCTGAACATAAGACAGGAACCATCTACCGAGGCTGCCATCATTGGAAAGGCTTCCAAAGGTGATTCCGTAACTTTGGTTGAGCAGTCCTCAGATGACTGGTGGAAAATCAGAACTTCCTCCGGTGAGGAAGGTTATGCTTACGCAAGGTATTTGAGAGCGTAA
- a CDS encoding type III PLP-dependent enzyme domain-containing protein — protein MKIKYSELIDQTLYFPTEEFNVVENSLQFHDIPLMDIVEEFGTPLKFNYLPKISTNIQRAKGWFKEAIEKHDYKKGYTYCYCTKSSQFAFVLEEALKNDISLETSSAYDMDIIRSLYNKGNYGKDVEVICNGFKTDDYLAKISDLINNGFQNIIPILDNYRELDKLTESIDTTFNIGIRIASEEEPKFEFYTSRLGIGYKDIIPYYSQKIAEHPNARLKMLHFFINTGIKDTAYYWNELYKCLRVYARLKKIAPEVDSLNIGGGFPIKTSLNFDYDYQYMVNEIVSQIKKFCEEEGVEEPNIYTEFGSFTVGESGGHLYKVISQKRQNDREKWNMIDSSFMTTLPDTWAISRKFIMLPLNRWDDTYERVFLGGLTCDSDDYYNSEQHTNAIYLPVFSETKPMYIGFFHTGAYQETIGGYGGVHHCLMPQPKHILINKDEDGNFTYEVFREEQKPEEVLKLLGY, from the coding sequence ATGAAAATTAAATATTCAGAACTTATTGACCAAACCCTGTATTTCCCTACTGAAGAATTCAATGTGGTTGAAAACAGTCTGCAGTTTCACGATATTCCGCTGATGGATATTGTAGAAGAGTTTGGTACTCCGCTGAAATTTAATTATTTGCCGAAAATTTCCACAAATATCCAGCGCGCAAAAGGTTGGTTTAAGGAGGCCATTGAGAAGCACGATTACAAAAAAGGGTATACCTACTGCTACTGCACCAAATCCAGCCAGTTTGCTTTTGTCCTGGAAGAAGCTCTTAAAAATGACATTTCCCTGGAAACATCATCAGCCTACGATATGGATATTATCCGTTCACTTTATAATAAAGGGAATTATGGCAAGGATGTGGAGGTTATCTGCAATGGATTTAAAACCGATGATTATCTGGCAAAGATTTCCGATCTCATCAATAACGGTTTCCAGAACATCATTCCAATCCTGGATAATTACCGCGAACTTGACAAGCTTACCGAAAGTATCGATACCACCTTTAACATAGGCATCCGTATCGCTTCGGAAGAGGAACCTAAGTTCGAGTTTTATACCTCCAGACTGGGAATAGGCTACAAGGACATCATTCCGTATTACAGTCAGAAAATTGCCGAACATCCCAATGCCAGGCTCAAGATGCTTCACTTTTTCATTAATACCGGTATCAAGGATACCGCATATTACTGGAATGAACTCTATAAATGTCTGCGTGTATATGCCAGGCTGAAGAAGATTGCGCCGGAAGTGGACTCACTGAACATCGGCGGTGGTTTCCCTATTAAAACCTCCCTCAACTTCGATTATGATTACCAGTACATGGTAAACGAGATCGTATCGCAGATCAAGAAATTCTGTGAAGAAGAGGGTGTGGAAGAGCCGAATATCTATACCGAATTCGGATCATTCACCGTGGGTGAAAGCGGTGGCCATCTTTATAAAGTGATTTCGCAGAAAAGGCAGAATGACAGGGAAAAATGGAATATGATTGATTCCAGTTTTATGACCACATTGCCGGATACCTGGGCTATTTCACGTAAATTTATCATGCTGCCGCTGAACCGTTGGGACGATACCTATGAGCGTGTATTCCTGGGTGGACTTACGTGTGATTCAGACGATTACTATAACTCCGAGCAGCATACTAATGCCATTTACCTGCCGGTTTTCAGTGAGACCAAGCCCATGTACATTGGATTTTTCCACACCGGGGCTTATCAGGAAACCATTGGGGGTTACGGCGGCGTTCACCACTGTCTGATGCCACAGCCTAAGCATATACTGATCAATAAGGATGAAGACGGAAACTTCACTTACGAGGTTTTCCGCGAGGAACAGAAGCCCGAGGAGGTGCTGAAACTTTTAGGATATTAA
- a CDS encoding dicarboxylate/amino acid:cation symporter has protein sequence MSPTLLRIFPYFTLTVAVLLHGINLLNSLPPDYLVFGHLLFVLGMITYALQRKNLTTWILVSIVMGVIVGRDYPGIALSLQPLSQGFIRLVKTIVGPILFATLVYGIAGHSDLKQVGRMAWKSLLYFYTATTIALFIGLAAINISQAGVGIDASKIPHHDLPATSSLKEADQRALESIPEENHWIFKTTSFFRDVFPENIIKSIYDNQVLQIVVFAVIFGIGLAQLPERKKRPMVDFVDSLAETMFKYTHIIMYFAPIGVGAAMAYTVGHMGIDILKYLFMLLLTLYCALIAFLLLVLLPIALYMKVPIKQFIQAIKEPVSIAFATTSSDAALPVVMQNMEKFGVPRKIVSFVVPTGYSFNLDGTTLYLSLASIFVAQAAGMDLSFGQQLLICLTLMITSKGVAAIPRASLIILIATADQFGLPVFIIAAILGIDELMDMGRTSVNVIGNCLASVVIAKWEGEFDQQAALNFEEE, from the coding sequence ATGAGTCCTACACTCCTAAGGATCTTTCCTTATTTCACACTCACTGTAGCTGTATTGCTGCACGGAATAAATCTTTTAAACTCACTGCCACCTGATTATCTGGTTTTTGGTCACCTGCTGTTTGTATTGGGTATGATAACCTACGCTTTGCAGAGAAAGAACCTTACGACATGGATTTTGGTCAGCATTGTAATGGGTGTTATTGTAGGCCGGGATTATCCGGGAATTGCGCTCTCGCTGCAGCCACTCAGTCAGGGTTTTATCCGTTTAGTGAAAACTATTGTGGGACCTATCTTATTTGCCACTCTTGTATATGGAATTGCCGGACATTCGGACCTGAAGCAGGTGGGACGTATGGCGTGGAAATCATTACTTTACTTTTACACGGCAACCACAATCGCACTGTTCATTGGACTTGCCGCCATCAATATTTCGCAGGCGGGAGTTGGGATTGATGCCTCCAAAATACCGCATCACGATCTTCCCGCAACCTCTTCGTTAAAGGAGGCAGACCAGCGTGCACTGGAATCTATTCCGGAGGAAAACCACTGGATCTTTAAGACAACTTCATTTTTCCGCGATGTATTTCCGGAAAACATCATCAAGTCAATTTATGATAACCAGGTTCTTCAGATTGTGGTATTTGCGGTGATATTCGGTATCGGCCTTGCGCAGTTACCCGAACGCAAGAAAAGACCTATGGTGGATTTTGTGGACAGTCTGGCGGAGACGATGTTCAAGTATACGCACATTATCATGTATTTTGCGCCGATTGGTGTGGGTGCTGCCATGGCGTATACCGTAGGACATATGGGCATTGACATCCTCAAATATCTATTTATGCTCCTGCTTACGCTCTACTGCGCACTGATTGCCTTCCTGCTGCTGGTACTCCTGCCTATTGCGCTCTATATGAAGGTGCCGATCAAACAGTTCATTCAGGCTATAAAGGAACCGGTTTCAATCGCCTTTGCAACCACAAGTTCGGATGCTGCACTGCCTGTGGTAATGCAAAACATGGAGAAATTCGGTGTTCCAAGGAAGATTGTTTCTTTTGTAGTTCCCACGGGTTACTCCTTCAATCTGGACGGAACCACCCTATACCTTTCGTTAGCTTCAATTTTCGTCGCGCAGGCGGCAGGTATGGATCTTTCCTTCGGTCAGCAGTTGCTCATTTGTCTTACCCTTATGATTACAAGCAAGGGTGTGGCGGCCATACCAAGAGCTTCCTTAATTATCCTTATCGCCACGGCGGACCAGTTTGGTTTGCCGGTCTTCATCATAGCCGCCATACTGGGAATTGATGAGCTGATGGATATGGGACGTACTTCTGTAAATGTAATCGGAAACTGTCTCGCATCTGTAGTTATCGCCAAATGGGAAGGCGAGTTTGACCAGCAGGCCGCGCTGAATTTTGAAGAAGAGTAA
- a CDS encoding GLPGLI family protein — translation MKPYSTLLTLFLCVVSSFLFGQSYSILYKVSYQPVADLKERKTEYMMLEVNNHKSRFYSLDQKKLDSMVQANDPALSDSYESPNLKFEVYKDLGTKKSWVSADFNSATYTYEEPSLKYQLLNTKVDKQGGYSIKQAWTNAGGREWAIFYTEDVPLFVGPYLFSGLPGMVYRVLSTDLDYEISFVGIQKTNQIKEIKLPKSNITKEKYAKQIKEFLENPGHHSIMYKNIWGDTFHYNFKTASPSVIKQQEQLIKKITSKFNNPIDKEVYLFDIIVP, via the coding sequence ATGAAGCCATATTCCACACTACTTACGTTATTCCTTTGTGTTGTAAGTTCATTTTTATTTGGACAATCCTATTCAATACTTTATAAAGTAAGCTACCAGCCGGTTGCTGATCTCAAAGAGAGAAAAACTGAGTACATGATGTTGGAGGTCAATAATCACAAAAGCCGGTTCTACAGCCTGGATCAGAAGAAACTTGATTCTATGGTGCAGGCCAATGATCCTGCGCTTTCAGACAGCTACGAAAGTCCAAATTTAAAGTTTGAGGTTTACAAAGATCTTGGGACAAAAAAATCATGGGTTTCAGCTGACTTTAACAGTGCAACTTATACATATGAAGAGCCGTCACTCAAATATCAGTTATTGAATACGAAAGTGGATAAACAGGGGGGTTATTCTATAAAACAGGCGTGGACAAATGCAGGAGGTCGGGAGTGGGCAATTTTCTATACCGAAGATGTGCCTCTGTTTGTGGGACCTTATCTTTTTTCCGGACTACCTGGAATGGTCTATAGAGTTCTGTCAACCGATTTGGATTATGAGATTTCATTTGTAGGAATCCAAAAGACCAACCAGATTAAAGAAATCAAGTTACCCAAATCAAATATCACCAAAGAAAAGTATGCAAAGCAGATTAAAGAGTTTCTGGAAAACCCCGGACATCACAGCATAATGTACAAAAACATTTGGGGCGACACATTTCACTACAATTTTAAAACCGCATCGCCCTCTGTAATTAAGCAGCAGGAACAACTGATAAAAAAGATCACTTCTAAATTTAATAATCCTATAGACAAGGAAGTGTACCTGTTTGACATCATTGTACCTTAA